The Theileria annulata chromosome 3, complete sequence, *** SEQUENCING IN PROGRESS *** genome has a segment encoding these proteins:
- a CDS encoding DNA-directed RNA polymerase iii, putative: MGKSKNVTFKQPESSDSNVHRYEVYEPVKEIKDKWKILPCYMGMRGIARQHINSYNNFVLHEIKDIINAPSNKVLRTELYPSLSLEFVDIKIGKPFFTDHSKHVFKLTPQLCRIRDFTYSAPILVTIDYFRDYTFTRKENLEIGRIPVMLRSCICFLSSDSESQSDEDSLGSSEYNHPKKSTKNNFDIPDGLSKEDRESFYKSYMLDECPYDPGGYFIIKGVEKVILMQEQLSKSRIIVEMDVKKNICATVTSATAESKSRTAVVYKNSQLYLRINSFTDDVPLCIVFKAMGIETDHEIIQLISNSSTNFKKSKKSNQSSNLPNGFDYITFLNDLYNENINTRLDALMYIGKKIRPRILGKGFFSSNKDRAPKSKQMIIEDTHDILSRVLLSHIPMRDCRDFSGKIKTLSLMAHRVLNVVNNVEPLDDKDHYGNKRLELAGQMISILFEDFYKKFLNNMKKSIESIIVKYLESNPNPTKGENSNFPDIFGLMPTDIITNGMQNAIATGNWNIKRFRMEKTGVSQVLSRLSYISSIGMMTKTDSQFEKGRKVSGPRALQPSQFGILCPCDTPEGESCGLVKNLSLMTHVTSDVPTPVLETLLFTLGVEPIDTLSSHDMFNPWKGTSGKSDNRRNSRLVLLNGILLGIHRNANFLISSIIKLRRKGLINMFVSVYENSQQNQVHISSDGGRLCRPLIVVQNSVPKLTDELVQQLVENKIKIDYLFNNGILEWIDVNEENNLLIVMRERDITNLTTHLEISPMSILGVVAGLIPFPNHNQSPRNTYQCAMGKQSIGSIGYNQLQRCDTVVHLMNYTQQPLVTTKTIQLVNFDKLPAGQNAIVAVMSYQGYEIEDAIILNKASIDRGFARCYTLRRLTCEITPGNATSINGYNPNKSQNKDSDSTNEYVIGVGEPVKPGQVLISTKAPPTDFTTNGSMNGKNGESNQSSGTNEDKYIVNKYDLNTGGYIDRLILTENFNGNTMYKIMVRQSRPPEIGDKFSSRHGQKGVVGLIAEHEDMPFTESGIVPDLIMNPHGFPSRMTVGKLLELVASKSSVFSGNFVDSTPFSNSYSDNLCNDLNNTKTDNMSDICNILIKNGFHPKGKEILYSGISGNPINTLIFIGPIYYQRLKHMVTDKIHARGRGPRQPITRQPTEGRSRDGGLRLGEMERDCLIAYGSSNLLIERLMLSSDVFNIEICTSCGFMGYNNFCKFCQNNSLAQVSLPYACKLLFQELQAMNIRPSLIVKKH, translated from the exons atGGGTAAATCAAAAAATGTTACCTTCAAGCAGCCCGAATCCTCTGATTCTAACGTTCATAGATATGAAGTATACGAACCAGTGAAGGAAATAAAAGATAAATGGAAGATTCTCCCATGCTATATGGGAATGAGAGGGATAGCGCGACAACACATAAACTCATATAACAATTTTGTTCTACACGAAATCAAGGATATCATTAACGCACCCAGCAATAAAGTATTGAGGACGGAATTATACCCGAGCCTATCATTGGAATTTGttgatattaaaatagGAAAACCATTTTTCACAGATCATTCAAAGCATGTCTTCAAGCTTACACCTCAACTGTGTAGAATACGTGATTTTACATACAGCGCACCAATATTAGTTACAATTGATTATTTTAGAGATTACACATTCACACGGAAGGAAAATTTAGAGATTGGAAGGATACCAGTTATGCTGCGTAGCTGTATATGTTTTCTGAGTAGTGATTCAGAGTCACAATCAGACGAGGATTCCTTGGGGTCTTCTGAATACAACCACCCTAAAAAATCAACTAAAAACAATTTTGATATTCCTGATGGCTTGAGTAAGGAGGATAGAGAATCTTTCTACAAATCGTATATGCTAGACGAGTGCCCATATGATCCAGGCGGTTACTTTATAATAAAGGGAGTTGAGAAGGTTATCTTAATGCAAGAACAACTTTCTAAGAGTAGGATAATAGTCGAAATGGACGTAAAGAAGAATATCTGCGCAACAGTGACGTCTGCAACGGCAGAGTCAAAAAGCAGAACCGCTGTGGTTTACAAAAACTCACAACTGTATTTAAGGATTAACAGCTTTACAGATGATGTACCACTGTGTATAGTCTTCAAAGCGATGGGAATTGAAACAGATCATGAAATAATACAGTTGATATCAAACAGCtcaactaattttaaaaaatcaaaaaaatcaaatcaGAGCTCAAACCTACCAAACGGATTTGATTATATTACATTCCTGAATGACCTGTATAACGAGAACATTAATACTAGACTAGATGCCCTAATGTACATAGGGAAGAAAATAAGACCGAGAATATTGGGGAAAGGATTTTTTAGCAGTAACAAGGATAGGGCACCGAAAAGTAAGCAAATGATAATTGAAGACACACACGATATATTAAGTAGAGTGTTGCTCAGCCACATTCCGATGAGAGATTGTAGAGATTTCTCAGGCAAGATTAAGACTTTGTCGCTAATGGCACACAGAGTACTAAATGTAGTAAATAACGTAGAACCCCTGGATGACAAGGATCATTATGGGAATAAAAGGTTGGAACTGGCGGGTCAGATGATTTCCATACTTTTCGAggatttttataaaaaattccTAAATAACATGAAAAAATCAATAGAAAGTATCATAGTCAAATATCTAGAGTCGAATCCAAACCCAACGAAGGGAGAAAATAGTAATTTCCCAGATATATTCGGTTTAATGCCCACCGACATTATCACCAACGGAATGCAAAATGCAATAGCAACAGGAAATTGGAACATTAAAAGGTTCAGAATGGAAAAGACAGGAGTGTCCCAAGTTCTGTCAAGATTATCATACATATCCTCAATAG GAATGATGACAAAAACTGATTCACAATTTGAAAAGGGAAGAAAAGTAAGTGGACCAAGAGCATTACAGCCAAGCCAATTTGGAATTCTATGTCCATGTGATACTCCAGAAGGTGAATCATGCGGACTGGTAAAAAATCTAAGTTTAATGACACACGTGACATCAGATGTGCCAACCCCCGTGTTAGAAACTCTTTTGTTTACACTGGGAGTGGAACCAATTGATACACTATCGAGCCATGATATGTTTAACCCATGGAAAGGAACTTCTGGAAAGTCAGATAATCGAAGAAATTCCAGACTGGTGCTTCTAAATGGGATATTGTTGGGGATACACAGGAACGCAAACTTTTTGATCAGTAGTATAATTAAACTTAGGAGAAAAGGCCTTATCAACATGTTCGTATCAGTGTATGAAAACTCACAACAAAATCAAGTCCACATATCTTCTGATGGAGGAAGACTATGTCGGCCGCTGATAGTAGTACAAAATTCAGTGCCTAAATTGACAGATGAGCTGGTCCAACAACTAGTAGAAA ataaaatcaaaattgACTACTTGTTTAATAATGGAATTTTGGAGTGGATAGACGTTAACGAGGAGAATAATTTACTGATAGTGATGAGAGAAAGAGATATTACCAACCTGACAACGCACCTGGAAATCAGTCCGATGAGCATATTAGGAGTCGTGGCAGGTTTGATACCGTTCCCGAACCATAACCAGAGCCCAAGAAACACATACCAATGTGCCATGGGAAAACAAAGTATAGGTTCAATAGGATATAACCAGTTACAAAGATGTGATACTGTGGTCCATCTCATGAACTATACACAGCAACCACTGGTGACAACAAAGACAATACAGCTggttaattttgataagCTTCCAGCAGGACAAAATGCAATAGTGGCGGTGATGAGTTACCAAGGATATGAAATTGAAGATGCAATCATATTAAACAAAGCATCAATAGACAGAGGATTTGCAAGGTGTTATACCCTGAGAAGGCTAACATGTGAAATCACCCCAGGTAATGCTACAAGTATTAATGGCTACAACCCAAATAAGTCACAAAATAAAGACTCAGATTCCACTAATGAGTATGTAATTGGAGTTGGAGAACCAGTAAAACCAGGACAGGTCTTAATTTCAACCAAAGCACCACCAACAGATTTCACAACCAATGGATCTATGAATGGGAAGAATGGAGAAAGTAATCAGAGTTCAGGAACTAACGAGGATAAGTATATAGTTAACAAGTATGACCTGAACACAGGAGGATATATTGATAGGTTAATCCTAACTGAAAATTTCAACGGAAATACAATGTACAAGATCATGGTACGCCAAAGCAGACCGCCAGAAATAGGAGACAAATTTAGTAGCAGGCACGGACAGAAGGGAGTAGTGGGTTTAATAGCCGAGCACGAAGATATGCCATTCACAGAGTCTGGAATAGTACCAGACCTCATTATGAACCCACACGGCTTCCCTTCAAGAATGACGGTGGGAAAGCTGCTTGAACTGGTTGCCTCAAAATCGTCAGTGTTTTCAGGAAATTTTGTAGACTCAACTCCGTTTTCAAACTCATACTCAGACAACTTATGCAATGACTTGAATAATACTAAAACAGATAACATGAGCGATAtatgtaatattttaattaagAACGGCTTTCATCCCAAAGGAAAGGAGATTTTATACTCAG GAATTTCCGGGAATCCAATTAACACACTCATATTCATTGGAcctatttattatcaaagGCTGAAACACATGGTCACAGACAAGATTCACGCCAGAGGCAGAGGACCAAGGCAGCCAATAACAAGACAACCGACAGAAGGAAGATCGAGAGATGGAGGTCTGAGGTTAGGAGAAATGGAAAGGGACTGTCTGATAGCCTACGGCTCGTCAAATCTTCTCATCGAGAGATTGATGTTATCGTCTGACGTTTTCAACATAGAAATTTGCACTTCCTGCGGATTCATGGGCTACAATAACTTCTGCAAGTTCTGCCAAAACAACTCTCTGGCTCAAGTCTCGCTCCCGTATGCCTGTAAATTACTTTTCCAGGAACTTCAAGCGATGAACATCAGACCATCGCTGATAGTAaaaaaacattaa
- a CDS encoding eb1 protein homologue, putative → MDKGQFNGKTELLVWLNKILELKVEKIDQCSNGAIYLQLIDTVYQDKIPFVRIKWNSTLEYEHLYNYKLLQSVFKECNIDKHIPVEKLVRGKYQENLEFLQWMKEFVVSHLDKNFTYNPQYKRVYGILKLLIYNNRQANIANVKSLLPKWAWSDSITNDYISKVNITIQMESGSSNKNPAIPPQISTQSQSNETTEIYEPDKLQQLDSVTTLNESSTEFDPSFLNKEEKCFNYVNKLQTPNKTIQHLTQQLIQQKEEISILKKKLKETRMECQISNLSKDFYYNKLRQIEILCQKNQGKSVDPKLLFNIMYANN, encoded by the exons atGGACAAAGGCCAATTTAATGGTAAAACAGAACTGTTGGTATGGctaaataaaatattagaacTCAAAGTTGAAAAAATCGATCAATGTAGTAATGGAGCAATTTATTTGCAACTCATAGATACAGTATATCAAGATAAAATACCCTTTGTAAGAATCAAATGGAATTCCACACTAGAATACGAACATTTGTACAATTACAAACTCCTACAATCGGTATTCAAGGAATGTAACATAGATAAACATATACCCGTGGAAAAACTAGTGAGAGGAAAATACCaagaaaatttagaatttcTTCAATGGATGAAAGAATTCGTAGTATCTCACCTGGACAAAAATTTCACCTACAATCCACAGTACAAGAGAGTTTATGGAATCCTCAAACTACTCATCTATAATAATCGACAAGCCAATATCGCAAATGTTAAAAGCTTATTGCCAAAGTGGGCTTGGTCAGATTCAATCACAAATGACTACATTTCAAAAGTTAACATTACTATTCAAATGGAGTCTGGATCGTCAAATAAAAATCCCGCAATTCCACCTCAAATTTCAACACAAAGTCAATCTA ATGAGACTACTGAAATTTACGAGCCGGACAAACTCCAACAACTGGACTCTGTGACCACACTTAACGAATCCTCCACAGAATTCGATccatcatttttaaataaagaGGAAAAATGCTTTAATTACGTAAATAAACTCCAAACACCtaataaaacaattcaACATCTTACTCAGCAGTTGATTCAACAGAAAGAAGAAATTTCGATTTTAAAGAAGAAACTTAAGGAAACTAGGATGGAATGTCAAATTTCTAACCTTAGCAAAGACTTTTATTACAATAAACTGAGGCAGATCGAGATACTTTGTCAGAAAAACCAGGGCAAATCTGTTGACCCGAAGCTactttttaatatcatgtacgctaataattaa
- a CDS encoding 40s ribosomal protein s23, putative, producing MGSGAPRGIRAARKLRNRRRQQRWADKAYKKANLGTRWKCNPFKGSSHAKGIVVEKIAIEAKQPNSAYRKSVRVQLIKNGKKITAFVPRDGCLNFIDENDEVLVSGFGRSGHSVGDLPGVRFKVVKVSGVSLLALYKEKKEKPRS from the exons ATGGGTTCAG GAGCCCCCCGTGGAATCAGAGCTGCAAGGAAGCTCCGTAACCGCAGAAGGCAGCAAAGATGGGCAGATAAAGCATATAAAAAGGCTAACTTGGGAACACGCTGGAAGTGCAACCCATTTAAGGGAAGTTCCCATGCCAAAGGGATAGTTGTTGAAAAAATCGCCATTGAAGCAAAACAg CCAAACTCTGCTTATCGTAAGAGCGTACGTGTTCAATTGATTAAAAATGGTAAAAAAATAACTGCTTTCGTCCCAAGAGATGGTTGCTTGAACTTCATCGACGAAAACGATGAGGTCCTCGTCTCAGGGTTTGGTCGTTCAGGACACTCAGTTGGTGATCTTCCTGGTGTACGTTTCAAGGTTGTCAAGGTCTCAGGAGTATCTCTGCTTGCCCTTTACAAGGAAAAGAAGGAAAAACCAAGATCATAA
- a CDS encoding 60S ribosomal protein l7, putative, protein MVSRFLVRSFRGLKKEECNESLRKKLEHNERLRGLEAKKTKRLSELKKKRVAGAKKRALKYAKEYVDRERELVELRRKAKAEGSFYKEPDSKVAFVVRIKGINKLTPKPKLTLRLFRLLQLHNGVFVKLNKATIEMLKLVNPYVTYGYPSLSTVRKLLYKRGYVINVNCVLAKVGKPGARQRVRLNSDDLISKHLGKYGVHSMEDLVHEVYTCGPHFKQVTNFLWPFKLNPPRKGFVAKRHGFSEARGGDAGNREELINKLLDRMV, encoded by the exons ATGGTG aGCCGTTTTTTGGTAAGATCCTTCCGTGGACTGAAGAAGGAAGAGTGCAACGAAAGTCTTCGAAAGAAGCTGGAACATAATGAAAGATTACGCGGGCTCGAAGCTAAAAAAACTAAACGTCTGTCAGAATTAAAGAAGAAAAGAGTAGCAGGAGCAAAAAAGCGTGCGTTAAAGTATGCCAAGGAGTACGTTGATAGAGAAAGAGAGTTGGTTGAACTCAGACGTAAAGCTAAGGCAGAAGGAAGTTTCTACAAAGAGCCTGACTCAAAAGTCGCATTTGTTGTAAGaattaagggtattaacaaattaacaCCAAAACCTAAGCTGACATTACGTCTTTTCCGACTGCTTCAACTCCACAACGGTGTGTTCGTTAAGCTCAACAAGGCCACAATTGAAATGCTTAAATTGGTAAACCCTTATGTGACATATGGATATCCGTCATTATCAACAGTTAGAAAGCTTCTGTACAAGAGAGGTTATG ttataaatGTTAACTGTGTTTTAGCCAAGGTTGGTAAGCCAGGAGCTAGGCAGAGAGTTAGGTTAAATAGCGATGATTTAATCAGCAAACACCTCGGAAAGTACGGCGTACACTCAATGGAAGATCTAGTACATGAAGTGTATACCTGTGGCCCTCACTTCAAACAAGTCACTAACTTTTTATGGCCCTTCAAACTTAACCCACCAAGGAAGGGTTTTGTAGCTAAAAGGCATGGATTCTCAGAAGCTAGAGGAG GTGATGCCGGTAACCGTGAGGAATTGATAAACAAACTCTTGGATAGAATGgtttaa